One segment of Comamonas thiooxydans DNA contains the following:
- a CDS encoding branched-chain amino acid ABC transporter substrate-binding protein yields MSIPFRMQTVVAALGLAGAALVSTAHAQIKIALVIPTTGALTQYGDMVKEGATTAVEMANAAGGVNGKKIELVPVDDACEPKQGPVAANRVVNSKIGYVVGPVCSGASIAAAPIYNNEGVVVVTPSATSPALTDGKNYHFIFRTIGRDDQQGPAAAKFIAEKLKPKKVAVLHDKQSYGQGIASSVRDDLKKAKIDVALFEGINAGDSDYSAVITKLKGAGVDFVYYGGYHPEMGLLLRQAAEQGLKVKMMGPEGVGNPEVNAIAGPAVEGMLVTLPADFAANPKNAAVVKAFQDKKRNASGAFQLTSFAATQSLLAAIKAAGDSPAKVADWMHKTTGVDTVLGPVSWNKQGDLNSFDFQVFQWHKDGSKSLAK; encoded by the coding sequence ATGAGCATTCCGTTCCGCATGCAAACCGTTGTTGCTGCCCTGGGCCTGGCTGGTGCCGCCCTGGTCTCCACCGCGCATGCCCAAATCAAGATCGCCCTGGTCATTCCGACCACCGGTGCGCTGACCCAGTACGGCGACATGGTCAAGGAAGGCGCCACCACCGCCGTTGAAATGGCCAATGCCGCTGGCGGTGTCAATGGCAAGAAGATCGAGCTGGTACCCGTGGACGATGCCTGCGAACCCAAGCAAGGCCCCGTCGCCGCCAACCGCGTGGTCAACAGCAAGATCGGCTATGTGGTCGGCCCCGTCTGCTCGGGTGCCTCGATTGCCGCAGCGCCCATCTACAACAACGAAGGCGTGGTTGTCGTCACTCCTTCTGCCACCTCGCCCGCTCTGACCGACGGCAAGAACTACCACTTCATCTTCCGCACCATTGGCCGTGACGACCAGCAGGGCCCGGCAGCCGCCAAGTTCATTGCCGAGAAGCTCAAGCCCAAAAAGGTTGCCGTGCTGCACGACAAGCAGTCTTACGGCCAGGGCATTGCCTCTTCCGTGCGTGACGACCTGAAGAAGGCCAAGATCGACGTGGCACTGTTTGAGGGCATCAACGCAGGCGACAGCGACTACTCCGCCGTCATCACCAAGCTCAAGGGCGCAGGCGTGGACTTTGTCTACTACGGCGGCTACCACCCCGAAATGGGTCTGCTGCTGCGTCAGGCTGCCGAGCAAGGTCTGAAGGTCAAGATGATGGGTCCTGAAGGCGTGGGCAACCCTGAAGTCAATGCCATTGCCGGCCCTGCCGTCGAAGGCATGCTGGTAACCCTGCCCGCCGACTTTGCTGCCAATCCCAAGAACGCCGCCGTGGTCAAGGCCTTCCAGGACAAGAAGCGCAATGCTTCGGGCGCCTTCCAGCTGACCTCGTTTGCCGCCACCCAGTCTCTGCTGGCCGCCATCAAGGCCGCTGGCGACAGCCCCGCCAAGGTGGCCGACTGGATGCACAAGACCACGGGCGTGGACACCGTGCTGGGCCCTGTGTCCTGGAACAAGCAGGGTGACCTGAACTCCTTCGATTTCCAGGTCTTCCAGTGGCACAAGGACGGCAGCAAATCGCTCGCCAAGTAA
- a CDS encoding RluA family pseudouridine synthase, whose amino-acid sequence MSALNCVYEDEHLLVLDKPSGLLCVPGRGPDKQDCLSLRALQHFGNALVVHRLDQATSGLVVMARNPAVQRQLSQAFAERKVDKRYIAVVAGELQAHSKAADARGWQLIDLPIAADWERRPLRVINHETGKSSQTLWRVIEHTAQPGIPRTRVLLSPLTGRTHQLRLHMAAIGHPMLGDALYASEAVACASPRLLLHAAALELVHPVTGGLLQLKSDPLF is encoded by the coding sequence ATGAGTGCGTTGAACTGTGTGTATGAAGACGAGCACCTGCTGGTGCTTGACAAGCCATCGGGCCTGCTGTGCGTGCCCGGTCGCGGCCCCGACAAGCAAGACTGCCTGAGCCTGCGTGCCCTCCAGCATTTCGGCAATGCACTGGTCGTGCACCGGCTCGATCAGGCCACATCGGGTCTGGTCGTCATGGCTCGCAATCCGGCCGTCCAACGCCAGCTCAGCCAGGCCTTTGCCGAACGCAAGGTCGACAAGCGCTATATCGCCGTAGTGGCCGGTGAGTTGCAGGCGCACAGCAAAGCAGCTGATGCCAGGGGCTGGCAACTGATAGACCTGCCGATTGCGGCCGACTGGGAGCGTCGGCCGCTGCGTGTCATCAACCACGAAACCGGCAAAAGCAGCCAGACGCTGTGGCGGGTGATCGAGCACACCGCTCAACCAGGAATACCCCGCACCCGGGTTTTGCTGAGCCCGCTGACGGGCCGCACCCATCAATTGCGCCTGCATATGGCGGCCATAGGCCACCCCATGCTGGGCGATGCGCTATATGCCAGCGAAGCAGTGGCCTGCGCCAGCCCGCGCCTGTTGCTGCATGCGGCAGCACTGGAGCTGGTGCACCCGGTCACCGGCGGACTGCTGCAGCTAAAAAGCGATCCACTTTTTTAA